One window of Mesorhizobium loti R88b genomic DNA carries:
- a CDS encoding ABC transporter permease, translating into MDYNFYLSTMWSVLKALPLTLEIWFFGIAFGLIIATGLTWLRASGSRSGEYFTRAYVFVFRGSPLLVQLYLIYFGLSQFDFVRHSPILWPILRDPMYCTIVAMALNTAAYESEIFRGALRAVPVGQIEAAKAFGMSPFTRFRIVTLPIALRLALPAYSTEIILMTKATALASVVTIMEMMGTAQKIQHDTFRPIEVLTCAGVIYLLLNLSIARLFAWVEYSLSPHLRPAPDQSQQIKPVPEVL; encoded by the coding sequence GTGGATTACAACTTCTACCTTTCGACCATGTGGAGCGTGCTGAAGGCACTGCCGCTGACGCTTGAAATCTGGTTCTTCGGCATAGCCTTCGGCCTGATCATCGCCACCGGCCTGACCTGGCTGCGGGCCTCGGGCTCCAGATCCGGCGAGTATTTCACCCGCGCCTACGTTTTCGTCTTCCGTGGGTCGCCGCTGCTGGTGCAGCTCTATCTGATCTATTTCGGACTTTCCCAGTTCGATTTTGTGCGCCACAGCCCGATCCTGTGGCCGATCCTGCGGGATCCCATGTATTGCACGATCGTCGCCATGGCTTTGAACACCGCCGCCTATGAGAGCGAGATTTTCCGCGGCGCACTCCGCGCCGTGCCGGTCGGGCAGATCGAGGCCGCCAAGGCTTTCGGCATGTCTCCATTCACACGGTTCCGCATTGTGACATTGCCCATAGCGCTCCGGCTGGCCTTGCCGGCCTATTCGACAGAGATCATCCTGATGACGAAGGCGACCGCGCTCGCTTCCGTGGTCACGATCATGGAGATGATGGGAACGGCGCAGAAGATCCAGCACGACACGTTTCGGCCGATCGAGGTGCTGACCTGCGCCGGCGTGATCTACCTGCTGCTCAACCTGTCGATTGCCCGGCTGTTTGCCTGGGTCGAGTATTCGCTTTCGCCGCATCTGCGCCCTGCGCCTGACCAGTCCCAGCAAATCAAACCCGTCCCGGAGGTGTTGTGA
- a CDS encoding ABC transporter permease translates to MDFLNSLKDQLSTAYELLAAGWGLQLLWGIGWTLAVTMVSMLIGAALGSLVAAAKLSHRGGLRFIGESYTTVFRGEPELLIIYLFYYGGTQILTGVARSTGSIGSTDILNMPSFLGGVLAVGIISGAYQAEVFRGSFLAIQRGELEAARAYGMSAWLRFRLVIMPQVLRLAVPGLGNVWQLTIKDSALISVTGVAELMLTANKAARSTHHSLLFYTVAGILYLVMTSISTPIFDKAERYTSRSFLRPK, encoded by the coding sequence GTGGACTTTCTCAACAGTCTCAAGGATCAGCTGTCGACGGCCTATGAGCTGTTGGCGGCCGGCTGGGGTTTGCAGCTGCTCTGGGGCATTGGCTGGACGCTCGCCGTCACCATGGTTTCGATGTTGATCGGCGCTGCGCTGGGATCGCTCGTGGCGGCGGCCAAGCTATCGCATCGCGGCGGACTGAGATTTATCGGCGAAAGCTACACGACCGTGTTCCGCGGTGAGCCGGAGCTTTTGATCATCTACCTTTTCTACTATGGCGGCACGCAGATCCTGACCGGGGTGGCGCGGTCCACGGGATCGATCGGTTCGACCGACATTTTGAACATGCCGAGCTTCCTCGGCGGCGTGCTCGCGGTCGGCATCATTTCGGGCGCCTATCAGGCCGAGGTCTTCCGCGGGTCGTTTCTGGCGATCCAGCGCGGCGAGCTGGAGGCGGCGCGCGCCTACGGCATGTCGGCCTGGCTGCGTTTTCGCCTCGTGATCATGCCTCAGGTCCTGCGCCTGGCGGTGCCAGGGCTGGGCAATGTGTGGCAGCTGACCATCAAGGATTCGGCTTTGATCTCGGTCACCGGCGTCGCCGAGCTTATGCTGACGGCCAACAAGGCCGCGCGTTCAACACACCATTCGCTGCTTTTCTACACTGTCGCCGGCATCCTCTACCTCGTGATGACGTCGATCTCGACGCCGATCTTCGACAAGGCCGAGCGTTACACTTCACGCAGCTTTCTGCGTCCGAAATAA